One bacterium DNA window includes the following coding sequences:
- the nifS gene encoding cysteine desulfurase NifS, protein MRRIYLDYAATTPTDPEVVKTMLPYFTDKFGNPSSIHSFGQEGKAAIEEAREKIASLLGAKQEEIIFTSGGTESNNFTLKGVAYANQHKGDHIITSSIEHHCVIEPCKFLEKRGFKVTYLPVDGDGLLNPEEVKRAINDKTILISIMHANNEIGTIQPITEIGKIAKEKEICFHTDAVQTFGHIPINVDELNVDLLSISGHKLCGPKGIGALYVRKGTRMVSFMHGGDQEKNRRASTENVPAIVGFGKAVEIAQEKMKEEGRELTILRDKLIKGIFKKINHVRLNGHPTKRLSNNVNVSVESVEGESLLLNLDMEGIAASTGSACTSSSLEASHVLLALGLSHELAHGSLRFTLGRYTEEKDIDNVLEVLPRIVEKLRSMSPLWKNG, encoded by the coding sequence ATGAGGAGAATATATCTCGACTATGCGGCTACTACGCCTACAGACCCGGAAGTAGTAAAGACCATGTTACCGTATTTTACTGATAAATTTGGTAATCCTTCAAGCATTCACTCCTTTGGACAGGAAGGCAAAGCAGCAATAGAGGAAGCCAGAGAAAAGATAGCTTCTCTATTAGGTGCAAAACAAGAAGAGATCATCTTTACCAGTGGAGGGACAGAAAGTAATAATTTTACTCTTAAAGGTGTAGCCTATGCCAATCAGCATAAGGGAGATCACATAATTACTTCGTCTATTGAACATCATTGCGTAATTGAGCCTTGTAAGTTTTTAGAAAAGAGGGGCTTTAAAGTGACCTACCTTCCTGTAGATGGGGATGGTCTTCTTAATCCGGAAGAGGTAAAAAGAGCGATTAATGATAAAACTATTCTTATCTCTATTATGCACGCCAATAATGAGATAGGGACAATCCAACCAATAACAGAAATAGGTAAAATCGCTAAAGAAAAGGAAATTTGTTTTCACACAGACGCTGTTCAGACCTTTGGGCACATCCCAATAAATGTTGATGAGCTTAATGTAGATCTACTCAGTATATCCGGCCATAAGCTCTGCGGACCTAAGGGAATTGGAGCGCTCTATGTAAGAAAGGGTACGAGAATGGTCTCGTTTATGCACGGAGGGGATCAGGAAAAGAACCGTCGTGCATCTACCGAAAATGTACCGGCTATTGTTGGATTCGGTAAAGCGGTGGAGATTGCTCAAGAGAAGATGAAGGAAGAAGGAAGAGAATTAACCATTTTGCGAGATAAATTAATAAAGGGTATCTTCAAAAAGATAAACCATGTCCGCCTGAACGGCCACCCCACAAAAAGACTTTCTAACAATGTAAATGTCTCCGTTGAATCTGTAGAAGGAGAATCTTTACTGCTTAATCTGGATATGGAAGGGATTGCTGCTTCTACAGGTTCTGCCTGTACATCTTCAAGCCTTGAAGCATCGCATGTTTTACTGGCACTGGGGTTATCACATGAATTAGCACATGGCTCTTTGAGGTTTACTTTGGGCAGATATACCGAGGAGAAGGATATTGATAATGTTTTAGAAGTATTGCCAAGAATTGTAGAGAAGCTCCGT
- the larE gene encoding ATP-dependent sacrificial sulfur transferase LarE, whose amino-acid sequence MNRKMQQLKEILSKMESVLIAYSGGVDSTFLLKVAKDVLDDDKVVAVTATSLTYPACEIKDAKTIAKRLMVRHLVIKTDEFLNQKFVENSADRCYWCKKELFSKLIALAKEYKLNYVLDGSNYDDTKDFRPGMKAASELGVRSPLEEAGFGKDEIRSLSERLGLPTWSKPSFACLASRFPYGMKITKENLAKVDKAEAFLRKFGITQVRVRHHDQIARIEVYKNEIPKLLKEETMDKIITKFKKLGYTYVTVDLEGYRTGSMNETLKGDTKR is encoded by the coding sequence ATGAATAGAAAAATGCAGCAGCTAAAAGAAATTTTGAGTAAGATGGAGAGTGTTTTAATAGCCTATTCAGGGGGTGTGGATAGCACTTTTTTGCTCAAAGTAGCCAAAGATGTATTAGATGATGATAAAGTAGTGGCTGTCACTGCAACTTCTTTAACTTATCCTGCCTGTGAAATAAAAGATGCTAAAACCATAGCAAAGAGATTAATGGTGAGACATTTAGTTATTAAAACCGATGAATTTTTAAATCAGAAATTTGTAGAGAATTCTGCTGATAGATGTTATTGGTGTAAAAAGGAATTGTTCTCCAAATTAATTGCATTAGCTAAGGAATATAAATTAAACTATGTTTTAGATGGTTCGAATTATGATGACACAAAGGACTTCCGACCGGGAATGAAAGCAGCGAGTGAATTGGGTGTAAGGAGCCCGCTTGAAGAGGCAGGTTTTGGTAAGGATGAAATTCGTAGCTTATCAGAAAGGCTTGGATTACCTACATGGAGCAAACCATCCTTTGCTTGTCTTGCCAGTCGTTTTCCCTATGGAATGAAGATAACCAAAGAGAATCTTGCCAAAGTTGATAAAGCAGAGGCATTCTTAAGAAAATTTGGCATAACCCAGGTTAGAGTAAGGCACCATGATCAGATTGCACGAATAGAAGTTTATAAAAATGAAATACCCAAGTTATTAAAAGAAGAGACAATGGATAAGATTATAACTAAATTCAAGAAATTAGGTTATACTTATGTGACAGTTGATTTAGAAGGATATAGAACAGGTAGTATGAATGAAACTTTGAAAGGAGATACTAAAAGATGA
- a CDS encoding helix-turn-helix transcriptional regulator, which produces MKKALYSEEHKYLVDRLKQARKDAGIDQMQVANLLDVSQSYISKVEAGQRRIDVIQLKEFAKIYKKTLNFFIK; this is translated from the coding sequence ATGAAGAAAGCTTTATATTCAGAAGAGCATAAATATTTAGTTGATCGATTAAAGCAGGCTCGGAAAGATGCTGGGATTGATCAAATGCAGGTTGCTAATTTGTTAGATGTTTCTCAATCTTATATTTCTAAGGTAGAAGCCGGGCAGCGTCGTATTGATGTAATTCAATTGAAGGAATTTGCAAAGATCTATAAAAAAACACTGAACTTTTTTATAAAGTAA